The following coding sequences lie in one Arachis hypogaea cultivar Tifrunner chromosome 4, arahy.Tifrunner.gnm2.J5K5, whole genome shotgun sequence genomic window:
- the LOC112796842 gene encoding metallothionein-like protein 2, whose protein sequence is MSSCCGGNCGCGSGCKCGNGCGGCKMYPDLSYTESSSTTESLVMGVAPAKAQFEGAEMGVPAENDACKCGPNCSCNPCTCK, encoded by the exons ATGTCGTCTTGCTGTGGAGGAAACTGTGGGTGCGGAAGCGGCTGCAAGTGCGGCAACGGCTGTGGAGG CTGCAAGATGTACCCAGATTTGAGCTACACCGAGAGCAGCAGCACAACAGAGTCATTGGTGATGGGAGTAGCACCTGCCAAGGCCCAATTCGAGGGTGCTGAAATGGGTGTTCCAGCTGAGAACGATGCCTGTAAGTGTGGGCCAAACTGCAGCTGCAACCCATGCACCTGCAAGTGA